Proteins encoded in a region of the Funiculus sociatus GB2-C1 genome:
- a CDS encoding beta strand repeat-containing protein, whose product MNLFFKSISGVPRVGTSLYSVSKQQKVNLIGTLAFLMAAASSWTQSAYGEGSVNLTSSGGNRPYLEYSTNASAFIAGVPRRTTIKVYVQSGETIDLGSSAVGIGSGTINYRSPNGTAGSCGGAGFIANRAQEVAGPNPNPGSGGFVPCTVTDAQTTAAGSGIWEIDFVSPSPGSLPTNPTPSAANANWLAQTAADTFVAAWDVTVRDAVDPPATVGTPVTGRAYANYLALNMGGNSRSFSSALVVLTRDGYQYRVDGNGLDPFGFTFFADEQGFTDTSGNPLFQSIQLTGANPGTLPPGITFRNPNQPDTPTDRTHKLFFNIPNNAMPQTATSRSGTTWLNPTTAPPPTASNFAFTGNEGTPNAAGTSPLGGQFSFNASAPGSYQIRLDLNNNGIYGDADDRILVGSAGAGPNSVPWDGRDANGIPVPAGATAYDAQISLFAGETHFPILDPENNPNGLIIQRITPAGLNPNVVYYNDRYNYNGSNTYDYSLCAAAPPPPEPPPPPPPDAGAAGCYGTPPTPRSGLAGVDSSGGAHKWSSNFGDRRGMDTWAYFPSSATSLQNRILIRQADLAITKTRTPTTVISGSAITYTITVTNNGPSNVTGASVIDDLPDTIANPTWSCAITSGTGSCVAASGSGDINTTVNLNNGAIATYTVTGTISPSASGTLSNTATVLRPNDVTDPNDPTRQGANNNRATDTTTIGAAAAVAGTKSVALAADVDGTGSLTPGDRVRYTITYTNTGSAAATNFQIVDPLPAGLTIFGTPTVTPTGVGTNAAVNPAYNGAGTNTLLDVGAVLATNGTITVTVEATVSSGATGNIFNQATATSDAPGFPPSGVPTDASTPPGNIDQTPYPNNGATDPTGITVGAVPVPLANKSVRFVTDNDGTQTLTIGDDLQYTITVRNTTSSPINNLVISDAIPVQLRVLRNTINVSGGFTVASSLPNDDFDGTGNPVALTNLGTLAAGATVTLTFNARLKPGSASPITNQGRVNYAGDGGNPVLTDASDSNNPTAPGTNNDPGDPGVGTGNNVSQPNSSPSDPTIINFVSPFEPNGTKSVRIFTDADNNGVLTTNDVVEYTVIYTNSDPSNVITDFLATDSLPSGLAFVPGSYSFTFSGTGTTVTGNPNYNGTTDTNLTNADPTGALGSGGGQVVIKFRATVTAAANTTIANQASATSVGGLSPSITDAVAGPSDLPQGLDDGTNQGNQGNTGDDDPTLLTVVATPVVSGTKAVAIATDADGTGSVTTGDRVRYTITYTNTGAGAANSFQINDVLPAGLTLAATPTVTPSGSGTVAAVNPSYNGTNAPTLLAAGAVLAPNGTITVTVDATVNSGVTGNLFNQAIASSPAPGFPSAGVPTDAITPPGSINQSPYGDTGPSDRTGLTIGLLSVPTLNKSVRFVSDNDNTTSLTIGDDIQYTIIVRNPTSSPINNLVISDVIPVQLLVLRNTITVEGLALAASLPGSDFNGTGNPVTLTQPGTLPPGATVTLRFNARLRPGAANPITNQARANYAGDNGTPLLSDASNSTNPTAPGSGDNPGNPGNIGSGGNVNQPNQGSADPTIINFVNPVSPSGSKSVRLFADTDGSGTITTGDVIEYTITYINTNPTDAVSNFLAIDSINPSQLRFVPGSYSFTTTGTTVTENPSYNGTTDTNLTNPTTRGQLNAGGGRIAIAFRATITAGADAQISNQASATSTGGTVNNSLTDAVAGANDVPQLLDDGVNLGNLADPGDDEPTVLVIASPPSPRLRLIKRITNATRGGVPLGGINFGQFVDDPADSNDNVPGFSQLLPIGVSKLGEETPLTSGDEVDYTIYFLSDGTGSVNNVRFCDLIPSGTTFVPNSFGVGAGISLNRAGTTGSVTNATDTDAGTFFSPLTPLPQGNACPSQNNPDGAVILNLGNVSNTSGNNFGFIRFRVKIN is encoded by the coding sequence ATGAACTTATTTTTTAAATCTATCTCAGGTGTTCCTAGAGTAGGAACTTCCTTGTACAGCGTCTCCAAGCAGCAAAAAGTTAATCTGATTGGCACTCTGGCATTTCTGATGGCGGCAGCGAGCAGCTGGACACAATCGGCTTATGGGGAAGGCAGTGTCAACTTGACTTCTAGTGGTGGTAACAGACCCTATTTGGAATACAGCACTAACGCTTCAGCATTTATTGCCGGAGTACCCCGCAGAACCACCATTAAAGTTTACGTCCAGTCAGGAGAAACTATCGATCTCGGCTCCAGTGCCGTCGGAATTGGTTCGGGTACGATTAACTATCGATCGCCCAACGGGACAGCTGGTAGTTGTGGTGGAGCAGGTTTTATCGCCAACCGGGCGCAAGAGGTTGCTGGCCCTAACCCTAATCCGGGTAGCGGCGGCTTCGTTCCCTGTACAGTTACTGATGCTCAGACTACAGCTGCTGGATCTGGAATTTGGGAAATTGATTTTGTCAGCCCCAGTCCTGGCAGTCTTCCTACGAACCCAACCCCTTCTGCTGCCAATGCTAACTGGTTAGCTCAGACCGCTGCTGATACGTTTGTCGCTGCTTGGGATGTCACCGTGCGAGATGCTGTGGATCCACCCGCTACTGTGGGTACACCCGTTACTGGACGAGCGTATGCCAATTATTTAGCTCTAAACATGGGAGGTAACAGTCGCTCTTTCAGTTCTGCACTTGTAGTTCTTACTAGAGACGGCTATCAATATCGAGTCGATGGTAATGGACTCGATCCCTTTGGATTCACCTTTTTTGCAGATGAGCAAGGGTTTACAGATACTAGCGGCAACCCACTTTTTCAATCCATTCAACTGACGGGTGCTAATCCTGGCACGTTACCTCCTGGCATTACCTTTCGCAACCCCAACCAGCCAGACACACCTACAGACAGAACCCATAAGCTTTTCTTTAACATTCCTAATAATGCAATGCCCCAAACGGCAACTTCACGAAGCGGCACAACGTGGCTCAATCCGACGACAGCACCCCCACCAACGGCTAGCAATTTTGCATTTACGGGAAATGAAGGAACGCCTAATGCAGCAGGAACATCGCCGTTAGGCGGTCAATTTTCCTTCAATGCTTCCGCACCCGGAAGCTACCAAATCAGGCTGGATCTCAATAACAACGGGATCTATGGCGATGCTGACGATCGCATCCTGGTTGGTTCGGCAGGTGCCGGGCCAAATTCTGTTCCTTGGGATGGGAGGGACGCTAATGGAATTCCCGTCCCTGCTGGAGCGACCGCTTACGATGCCCAAATTAGCTTATTTGCTGGAGAAACCCATTTTCCCATCCTAGATCCAGAAAACAACCCTAACGGTCTGATAATCCAGCGCATTACTCCCGCCGGTCTTAATCCCAATGTTGTTTACTATAACGACAGATACAACTACAACGGCAGCAATACTTACGATTACAGTTTGTGTGCCGCAGCACCCCCACCGCCAGAGCCACCACCACCACCGCCGCCAGATGCTGGTGCTGCTGGATGTTATGGCACTCCCCCAACTCCCCGCAGTGGCTTAGCTGGCGTTGACAGTTCGGGAGGCGCTCACAAATGGAGTAGTAATTTCGGCGACAGAAGGGGGATGGATACCTGGGCGTACTTCCCCTCGTCAGCAACAAGCCTTCAAAATCGAATTTTAATTCGCCAAGCTGACCTGGCAATTACCAAAACTCGCACTCCAACTACCGTCATTTCTGGCAGTGCTATTACTTACACCATTACAGTTACAAATAACGGCCCCAGCAATGTGACGGGAGCTTCTGTCATTGACGACCTTCCAGATACAATCGCTAACCCGACTTGGAGTTGTGCAATTACCTCCGGTACTGGTAGCTGCGTTGCTGCTAGTGGTTCTGGGGATATTAACACGACCGTGAATCTCAACAATGGAGCGATCGCCACTTACACTGTGACGGGTACGATTTCTCCCTCTGCTTCAGGAACGCTAAGCAACACCGCCACTGTGTTGCGACCCAATGATGTCACCGACCCCAACGATCCCACTCGCCAAGGAGCGAACAACAACAGAGCTACTGACACCACAACTATTGGTGCTGCTGCTGCTGTTGCTGGGACAAAATCTGTAGCACTAGCAGCAGATGTAGATGGAACAGGTTCGCTTACTCCGGGCGATCGCGTTCGTTATACAATTACCTACACCAACACAGGCTCAGCTGCTGCTACTAATTTCCAAATAGTCGATCCTCTCCCTGCTGGTTTAACCATATTTGGGACACCCACCGTCACCCCAACGGGAGTTGGTACCAATGCCGCCGTAAATCCAGCTTACAACGGTGCTGGGACAAATACTCTACTCGATGTTGGGGCAGTGCTGGCAACAAATGGCACCATCACCGTAACTGTAGAGGCTACTGTTAGTAGTGGTGCTACTGGCAACATATTCAATCAAGCTACTGCCACCTCAGATGCCCCCGGATTCCCGCCTAGTGGAGTGCCTACCGATGCCAGCACGCCACCAGGTAACATCGACCAGACTCCATACCCCAATAATGGTGCTACCGATCCCACGGGTATTACAGTTGGTGCCGTCCCCGTACCCCTGGCAAACAAATCCGTCCGCTTTGTCACCGACAACGACGGCACCCAAACACTTACTATCGGCGATGACCTGCAATATACCATCACTGTTAGAAATACTACATCAAGTCCTATCAATAACTTAGTCATCAGCGATGCGATTCCGGTTCAGTTGCGGGTGCTGCGAAATACCATCAATGTTTCTGGAGGTTTTACAGTCGCCTCCAGCCTGCCTAACGATGATTTCGATGGCACCGGGAATCCAGTTGCCTTAACCAATCTCGGAACCCTGGCAGCGGGTGCTACCGTGACTCTTACCTTCAACGCCCGCCTCAAACCAGGATCTGCTAGTCCTATTACTAACCAAGGCAGAGTAAACTACGCAGGCGATGGTGGCAATCCTGTACTTACAGATGCCAGTGACAGCAATAATCCGACGGCACCCGGTACTAACAACGATCCGGGCGATCCTGGTGTTGGCACAGGCAACAATGTCAGCCAGCCCAACAGCAGTCCTAGCGACCCCACGATCATCAATTTTGTCAGCCCGTTTGAACCTAATGGAACTAAATCTGTACGTATATTCACGGACGCTGACAACAATGGTGTTTTGACCACAAACGATGTAGTGGAATACACTGTTATCTATACGAACTCCGATCCAAGCAACGTTATTACTGACTTTCTAGCAACTGACTCTCTCCCCAGTGGGTTAGCCTTTGTTCCGGGCAGTTACAGCTTTACTTTCTCTGGAACTGGAACAACGGTGACGGGGAACCCCAATTACAACGGCACAACCGACACGAACCTCACCAACGCTGACCCCACAGGGGCGTTAGGTTCAGGAGGCGGACAGGTGGTCATCAAGTTCCGTGCTACGGTGACGGCGGCGGCGAATACGACGATTGCCAACCAAGCGAGTGCAACATCAGTGGGAGGATTGAGTCCTTCGATTACAGATGCGGTAGCAGGGCCTAGCGATTTGCCCCAGGGATTGGATGATGGAACTAATCAAGGAAACCAGGGCAATACTGGGGATGACGATCCGACATTGTTGACGGTGGTGGCAACGCCTGTGGTTTCGGGGACAAAAGCTGTCGCTATAGCTACCGATGCAGATGGTACGGGTTCGGTGACGACCGGTGATCGCGTCCGCTATACAATTACTTACACCAATACTGGTGCCGGGGCTGCCAATAGTTTCCAAATCAACGATGTCTTACCTGCTGGATTGACTCTCGCGGCAACGCCTACTGTAACCCCTTCTGGAAGCGGTACAGTGGCAGCAGTAAACCCAAGTTATAACGGAACGAACGCACCTACTTTACTCGCGGCTGGGGCTGTTCTAGCGCCCAATGGCACGATTACCGTCACCGTAGATGCCACCGTTAATAGTGGAGTTACCGGAAATTTATTTAACCAAGCGATCGCGTCCTCTCCCGCACCCGGATTCCCATCTGCCGGAGTACCCACCGATGCGATCACTCCGCCAGGTAGCATTAATCAATCCCCCTACGGCGATACAGGGCCAAGCGATCGCACCGGATTAACCATCGGCTTACTTTCCGTCCCCACCCTCAACAAATCCGTCCGCTTTGTCAGCGACAACGACAATACCACCTCACTCACCATCGGCGATGACATTCAATACACGATCATCGTCAGAAATCCCACATCGAGTCCCATCAATAACTTAGTCATCAGCGACGTAATTCCCGTTCAGTTGCTGGTGCTAAGAAATACCATAACTGTAGAGGGTCTTGCCCTTGCTGCAAGTCTGCCAGGTAGCGACTTCAACGGCACAGGCAACCCTGTGACATTAACCCAACCAGGAACCCTACCCCCTGGTGCCACCGTAACCCTAAGATTTAACGCCCGTCTCAGACCAGGGGCCGCTAATCCGATTACTAACCAAGCACGCGCTAACTACGCTGGAGATAACGGCACACCCCTACTTTCTGATGCCAGTAACTCCACCAACCCCACCGCACCCGGTTCCGGAGATAATCCAGGCAATCCCGGTAATATTGGCTCTGGCGGTAACGTCAACCAACCCAATCAAGGTAGTGCTGACCCCACCATTATTAACTTTGTTAACCCTGTTTCCCCCAGCGGTTCCAAATCCGTCCGTCTGTTCGCCGACACCGATGGCAGTGGCACTATAACCACTGGCGATGTAATAGAATACACCATCACTTACATCAACACTAACCCCACAGATGCCGTTAGCAACTTCTTAGCGATTGACAGCATCAACCCCAGCCAGTTGAGGTTTGTTCCCGGCAGTTATAGCTTTACGACAACTGGGACAACAGTAACCGAAAACCCCAGCTACAACGGCACAACCGACACAAACCTTACCAATCCCACCACTAGAGGTCAACTGAATGCAGGTGGCGGCAGGATAGCGATCGCATTCCGTGCCACTATAACGGCAGGGGCTGATGCCCAAATTAGCAACCAAGCCAGTGCAACATCCACAGGCGGAACCGTCAATAACTCTTTGACAGATGCTGTAGCAGGAGCAAACGATGTGCCACAGCTATTAGATGATGGAGTTAATCTTGGCAACTTAGCCGATCCTGGAGATGATGAACCTACTGTGCTGGTCATCGCTTCCCCACCATCACCGCGTCTGCGTTTGATCAAGCGAATTACAAATGCCACCAGAGGCGGTGTACCGCTGGGGGGTATCAATTTCGGTCAATTTGTGGATGATCCGGCTGATTCCAATGACAATGTTCCCGGCTTTTCTCAACTGTTGCCCATCGGAGTGAGTAAGTTGGGAGAAGAAACACCTTTGACAAGCGGTGATGAGGTAGACTACACCATCTATTTCCTCTCTGATGGTACTGGCTCAGTTAACAATGTTAGATTCTGCGACCTGATTCCATCTGGGACAACGTTTGTCCCTAATAGTTTTGGAGTTGGTGCCGGAATTTCGTTAAATCGAGCCGGGACAACGGGTTCGGTGACTAATGCGACGGATACAGATGCAGGGACATTTTTCTCACCGTTAACTCCTTTACCTCAGGGTAATGCTTGTCCTAGTCAAAATAACCCTGATGGTGCAGTTATTTTGAATTTGGGTAATGTTTCTAACACTTCTGGCAATAACTTTGGTTTTATCCGCTTCCGGGTCAAAATCAATTAA
- a CDS encoding DUF11 domain-containing protein: protein MLKLYPHSPTNQTPLSRWSRLCGSLALAICAISAASKVAYAEGSRELTDNPGDRPYLEYYEAATFLDTPIPRRSRIRVFANPGETIYLGSSAIGVGVGEIRYRAPNSITFTSCDAGIGKIVNRAQEVAGPAPLNPAGYTPCIITPAQTTAAGAGIWEIDFVSPNPTNAAISNNPPPVPAQANWTQPNTGVVTAWDVTVANGNQPILGRAYANYLSLNLGANGRSLQSEAVILTDEGYLYRIDLNRLDPFGFIFFANNKGFTPTPTGGPIYQSVPLAGSNVYNPDQPDFGTDVTYKIFFNRPTSPSLPLEAPISPASGGRTWLLTPAVAPPTPTDFTFTGTEGTSGQAGTTDPLGGTFSFNTPSQGSFRIVLDLNGDSTYGNANDRVLVGVAESGVNTVPWDGLDANGVNVSARDIPYGAQIVLSAGEIHFPFLDPENNPEGLIIQRLNEPNVATLPTPNPFEVYYNDAPLTNNQQVPGAPSPVNALGGISSNNGAHGFTNLFGDNRGIDTWTYYPSTVTALETGIRISAADLQIQKTLVTNPVVAGSPITYNITVTNNGPSNVTAATVTDTVPAQITGVTWTCVITTGTGSCGQASGTGNAINTTVNLNSGAVATYTVTGAISPTTPSGELTNTATVTRPNDVTDPNPDNNTSTSTTTIQPNPVTPTGVKSVRLSNDADASGSVTTGDIVEYTITYFNGAPTPVTNLLVTDRIDTSKLRFVPGSYSFTASGAGTTVTGNPNFNGTTDQNLTNPTSLGNLGGNGSQVVIKFQAVITAPAGTQILNQATATSTGGTVDLSVSDAAQNEGDLPQVIDDGNNQGNLPNPADDEPTVVNVGGNAGNPRLRLVKRITSISRGGVPLSGVNFASFVDDPTDDNDNAAGWSQLSPVGVSQLASETSLQSGDEVEYTIYYLSDGTAPANNVRLCDPVPAATTFIPDSFGAGAGISVNQSGTVAPRTNVLDADEGTFFAPLTPLPAGNACPSQPNSDGAAIVNLGNVSNQSGSNFGFVRFRVKVN, encoded by the coding sequence ATGTTGAAACTTTACCCGCATTCCCCAACAAATCAAACGCCCCTTAGCCGCTGGAGTCGTCTTTGCGGTAGCCTTGCCCTTGCCATCTGTGCTATTAGTGCTGCCAGTAAAGTTGCATATGCTGAAGGCAGCCGGGAACTGACCGATAACCCAGGCGATCGCCCTTACCTGGAATATTATGAAGCGGCTACATTTCTGGATACTCCAATACCGCGTCGAAGCAGAATTAGAGTTTTTGCTAATCCAGGGGAAACCATCTATCTTGGTTCCAGTGCCATTGGAGTTGGAGTTGGCGAGATCAGATATAGGGCGCCCAATAGCATTACTTTCACTTCTTGTGATGCAGGTATCGGTAAGATTGTCAACCGAGCGCAAGAGGTTGCTGGTCCTGCGCCGCTCAATCCCGCAGGCTACACTCCCTGCATCATTACGCCGGCTCAGACTACCGCAGCCGGAGCTGGAATTTGGGAAATTGATTTTGTCAGCCCAAATCCTACTAATGCTGCCATTAGTAACAACCCACCTCCAGTCCCTGCTCAAGCTAACTGGACTCAGCCGAATACTGGTGTTGTGACAGCCTGGGATGTCACAGTTGCCAACGGAAATCAACCTATCCTCGGTCGAGCCTATGCCAATTATCTGTCACTCAACCTGGGAGCCAATGGGCGAAGTCTCCAATCCGAAGCCGTGATTCTCACCGATGAAGGCTATCTGTACCGAATCGACCTGAACCGTCTTGACCCTTTTGGATTTATCTTCTTTGCCAATAACAAAGGTTTCACACCAACTCCAACCGGCGGTCCGATTTACCAATCTGTTCCGCTTGCAGGAAGTAATGTATATAACCCGGATCAGCCAGATTTCGGGACAGATGTCACCTATAAAATCTTCTTTAATCGACCCACCAGTCCTAGCCTGCCCCTGGAAGCACCCATAAGTCCAGCTAGTGGCGGTCGCACATGGCTACTAACACCAGCCGTAGCACCCCCTACTCCCACTGATTTTACATTTACAGGCACAGAGGGGACTAGCGGTCAAGCTGGTACTACTGACCCCTTGGGAGGTACTTTCAGCTTTAACACTCCCTCACAAGGCAGTTTCAGAATTGTTCTCGATCTCAACGGAGACAGTACATACGGCAACGCCAACGATCGCGTACTGGTTGGTGTGGCAGAGTCTGGGGTCAACACTGTACCTTGGGATGGCTTAGATGCCAATGGAGTGAATGTTTCTGCTAGAGATATCCCTTACGGAGCGCAAATCGTACTCAGTGCAGGTGAAATTCATTTTCCGTTTCTAGATCCAGAAAACAACCCCGAAGGTCTGATTATCCAGCGACTCAATGAGCCAAATGTGGCAACGCTACCGACTCCGAACCCTTTTGAGGTCTACTATAACGACGCTCCTTTAACCAATAATCAACAGGTTCCCGGAGCGCCTAGTCCTGTGAACGCTTTGGGAGGGATTTCCAGTAATAATGGCGCTCATGGGTTTACTAACCTGTTTGGTGATAACAGAGGCATTGATACCTGGACATACTACCCGTCTACGGTGACTGCTCTTGAAACAGGCATCAGGATATCAGCAGCCGATTTGCAAATTCAAAAAACACTGGTGACTAACCCAGTCGTTGCAGGTAGTCCCATTACCTACAACATCACCGTCACCAACAACGGCCCCTCTAACGTCACAGCAGCAACAGTGACAGACACTGTTCCCGCTCAAATCACTGGAGTAACTTGGACTTGCGTTATTACAACCGGGACTGGTAGTTGCGGTCAAGCTAGCGGTACGGGGAATGCTATCAACACTACGGTAAATCTCAATAGCGGGGCTGTTGCTACCTATACCGTCACAGGTGCCATCTCTCCCACTACCCCATCAGGGGAATTGACCAACACGGCAACGGTCACGCGACCTAATGATGTCACAGACCCCAATCCTGACAACAATACGTCAACCAGTACTACAACTATTCAACCCAACCCAGTTACGCCGACTGGAGTCAAATCAGTTCGTCTGTCCAACGACGCAGATGCTAGCGGTTCTGTGACGACTGGGGATATTGTTGAATACACCATCACCTACTTTAATGGCGCTCCTACTCCAGTCACCAATTTGCTAGTGACTGACCGCATCGATACCAGCAAGTTGCGTTTCGTTCCTGGCAGTTACAGCTTTACCGCCTCTGGTGCTGGAACAACGGTGACAGGAAATCCTAATTTCAACGGCACAACTGACCAGAACCTGACGAACCCAACATCTTTGGGAAATTTGGGTGGAAATGGCTCTCAGGTGGTTATCAAGTTCCAAGCGGTGATCACAGCGCCAGCTGGTACGCAGATTCTTAACCAAGCTACTGCTACATCTACAGGTGGAACCGTGGATTTATCTGTCAGCGATGCTGCACAAAATGAAGGCGACTTGCCTCAAGTCATAGATGACGGTAATAACCAGGGGAATCTTCCTAACCCTGCGGATGATGAACCAACTGTAGTCAACGTAGGTGGAAATGCTGGAAACCCGCGTCTGCGTTTGGTGAAGAGAATTACATCAATTAGTCGGGGTGGTGTGCCGCTTAGCGGGGTTAACTTTGCAAGCTTTGTGGATGACCCAACTGATGACAATGATAACGCTGCTGGCTGGTCGCAATTGTCGCCAGTAGGAGTTTCCCAGTTAGCCTCTGAGACATCGTTGCAAAGCGGCGATGAGGTGGAATACACCATTTATTACCTTTCTGATGGTACTGCTCCAGCTAACAATGTCAGACTATGCGATCCGGTTCCGGCTGCGACAACGTTTATCCCTGACAGTTTTGGAGCTGGTGCCGGAATTTCCGTGAATCAATCCGGGACTGTTGCTCCCCGAACTAATGTTTTAGATGCAGACGAAGGGACATTTTTCGCACCTTTAACTCCTTTGCCTGCGGGTAATGCTTGCCCTAGCCAACCTAATTCTGATGGGGCCGCAATTGTTAACCTGGGTAATGTTTCTAATCAAAGTGGTAGCAATTTTGGTTTTGTACGCTTCCGCGTCAAAGTTAATTGA
- a CDS encoding OmpA family protein: MKKKTIFTFFLLPSYFCFLPFTGTTQAANFRIVVNSNQDGAVNPDSALTLREAIEIANGSLPLERLSSTEQTLVSPINGNTLIAFDLPASETTIRLVDVLPPLSSPGLVIDGTTQPGYDAEKSATAEIAIPIPSVTITPAADREVFRGLTIVADRVTIRGLSLYGFTSRLEATATLPPADIFIDSPQSVAVVGDQGRQTPENAPKNVVIENNWLGIPLDQKVPQTTSAFGVYVFNSLGTTIRRNRISYHDGSGIISAVKANNLQVTENIIVGNGIAGMPDAIRLEGEIEKAQINSNLICGNDGSGVYLFKPEGAAQINDNQITYNGRRFRRAGVYLMGDGHQVNNNQISNQTGAGVVVAAYPKSDRNIILGNRFNNLEGLSIDLVAQENVNVQAYQRGDGPNPLRNSKNRRLDTGNSAINAPQFISSEFYTVGTTTNILGTADPGSEVSIYLVQKEAGISYGPLSEPLTRVVADEEGKFSASVEMQPGELVSAIATIPKYGTSEAAANAEIVSPGGDRVNLSSTTNFTSSNILRSRLGAIPQCTTEPVPPVVQQPPEEPEPEPTPPEPIRISVPTNVHFALDKATLSPESARILNRIAHVLRENPQIVIELRGHTDPRASDAYNLNLSNRRAIAVRNYLLRQGIPPERMTIRALGESQPRVVGRSRLDHARNRRVEFIFRDARGIDLFVQEQDLQLE; the protein is encoded by the coding sequence ATGAAAAAGAAAACTATTTTTACCTTCTTTCTTTTGCCGAGTTACTTTTGCTTTTTGCCTTTCACTGGAACTACTCAAGCAGCCAATTTTAGGATTGTTGTTAATAGTAATCAGGATGGAGCAGTCAACCCTGATAGCGCTCTTACTTTGCGCGAAGCTATTGAGATTGCCAATGGAAGTTTGCCCTTAGAGCGTCTGAGTAGCACTGAACAAACGCTGGTTTCACCTATTAATGGCAATACGCTAATTGCCTTTGATTTGCCAGCCTCAGAAACTACTATCCGCCTAGTTGATGTTTTGCCACCCCTATCCTCTCCGGGATTGGTGATAGATGGTACAACCCAACCGGGGTATGATGCCGAAAAATCTGCAACTGCGGAAATTGCAATTCCAATTCCTTCTGTTACAATAACTCCCGCAGCCGATCGAGAGGTATTTCGCGGCTTAACAATTGTTGCTGATAGGGTGACAATTCGCGGTTTGAGTCTTTACGGTTTCACGTCCCGTCTTGAGGCTACTGCCACTTTACCACCAGCAGATATTTTCATTGATAGTCCTCAGTCTGTTGCTGTTGTTGGCGACCAAGGAAGACAGACACCGGAAAATGCTCCAAAAAATGTAGTAATTGAGAACAACTGGTTAGGGATTCCATTAGATCAAAAAGTGCCTCAAACTACTTCGGCATTTGGGGTATATGTGTTTAACAGCTTAGGGACAACAATCCGACGAAACCGAATTTCTTACCACGACGGTAGCGGGATAATTAGCGCTGTAAAAGCCAACAATTTGCAGGTTACAGAAAACATCATTGTTGGTAATGGAATTGCTGGAATGCCGGATGCTATCCGATTGGAAGGAGAGATTGAAAAAGCTCAAATTAACTCAAATTTGATTTGCGGAAACGATGGTAGTGGTGTCTATTTGTTCAAGCCGGAAGGCGCAGCGCAGATTAACGATAACCAGATTACATATAATGGTCGCCGCTTTCGTCGGGCAGGAGTTTATCTGATGGGAGATGGCCACCAGGTGAATAATAATCAAATTAGCAATCAAACTGGCGCTGGTGTTGTAGTGGCGGCTTATCCTAAGAGCGATCGCAACATCATCCTAGGCAATCGTTTTAATAACTTAGAAGGTCTAAGCATTGACTTAGTAGCACAGGAAAATGTGAACGTACAAGCCTACCAACGGGGAGACGGCCCCAACCCACTACGCAATTCCAAAAATCGTCGTCTTGATACAGGCAACTCTGCCATAAATGCCCCGCAATTTATCAGTTCCGAATTTTATACGGTAGGTACTACAACTAATATCTTAGGCACGGCTGATCCGGGTTCAGAGGTGTCAATTTATCTGGTTCAGAAAGAAGCCGGGATATCCTATGGCCCTTTAAGCGAACCCTTGACTAGAGTTGTAGCGGATGAAGAGGGGAAATTTAGCGCCAGTGTAGAGATGCAACCAGGGGAATTAGTAAGCGCGATCGCTACCATCCCAAAATACGGCACCTCTGAAGCCGCCGCCAATGCTGAAATCGTCTCACCAGGAGGCGACCGGGTAAACCTCTCTTCCACCACCAACTTCACCAGCAGCAATATCTTGCGAAGCAGACTGGGGGCAATTCCTCAATGTACCACCGAGCCTGTCCCGCCTGTAGTACAGCAACCGCCGGAAGAACCAGAACCAGAACCCACACCGCCAGAACCAATCAGAATAAGTGTCCCCACCAACGTACACTTTGCCCTCGATAAAGCGACCCTGAGTCCAGAGAGTGCCAGAATTCTCAACCGAATTGCCCACGTTTTACGAGAAAATCCCCAAATCGTCATTGAACTTCGGGGACACACCGATCCCAGAGCCAGCGATGCTTATAATCTGAACTTATCAAATCGACGCGCGATCGCTGTGAGAAATTACTTACTGCGTCAGGGAATTCCCCCAGAACGAATGACGATTCGCGCTTTGGGCGAAAGTCAGCCGCGAGTAGTTGGAAGAAGCCGTCTAGATCATGCCCGTAACCGTCGCGTCGAATTTATCTTCAGAGATGCTAGAGGTATCGATCTGTTTGTTCAAGAACAAGATTTGCAGTTGGAGTAG